From the Clostridia bacterium genome, the window TAGCCGCGCTGCACGTCAGCTACGGCCAGCGCACGGAGAAGCGCGAGCAGCAGGCTTTTCTGGATATCTGTGAGCGGCTCGGCATCAAGCGGCGACTCATGGTGCGCAATGATTCGCTGCGCTCCATCGGCGGTTCGGCGCTGACGGACAGCGCCATCGAGGTACCCGAAGCAGGCCCGGAGATCGGGCGTGTCGTTCCTGTCACCTATGTGCCTTTCCGCAACGCTCACTTCCTGGCGGTAGCGGTGAGCTGGGCCGAGGTGATATCCGCGGAGAAGATTTATATCGGCGCGGTACAGCAGGATAGCTCCGGCTACCCTGATTGCCGGCCTGAGTACTACCGTGCGTTTAACGACTTAGTGCGTGCGGGTACCAGAGAGGGGCGCATAGAGATTCTGACTCCGTTGATCGACATGAAGAAGGCGGAGATCGTGAACCTTGGCCTTGAACTTGCGGCGCCATTCGATTTAACGTGGTCCTGTTATAGCCGGGAAGACCGTGCCTGCGGAATTTGCGAGAGCTGCGCACTTAGACTGCGCGCGTTCAGCACCGCGGGAACTAGCGATCCCATCGCATACATGCCGCAAGCCGCGCGACAGTAGCGGAGCAGGACTGATGAGAGCTGTAGGGCGGCAAACTTCTACTGCATTCGTAAAGCAGGATTCGCTGGAGGCGGGAAATGAAAAAGCAGATCGTAATGATGATGGCGTTGGTGCTGCTCGTCGGGATGCTGGCCACCTCGTCCGTGGCTCAGATGACGGGCAAGATCCGCGGTGTGGTGAAGGACGAAAGCGGCAAACCGATCGTGGATGCGCAAGTCACGTTGACCACCGTCGATAGCGGGCGCAAAGCCACCTACAAGACAGACAAGAACGGCGAGTACTTCAGCCTCGGCTTCCAGCCGGGCACGTACAACATTGTCGTAACGAAGAACGGCCAGACCCTCGCGCAGATCAACAAGGTTCCGTTGACCAAGTTTGGCGATGAGAACGTCTTCAACATCGATCTTGCCAAGGAGCGTGCGGCGCAGGGCGCGCAGATGAGCGAAGAAGACAAGAAGCGCATGGCCGCCGCCGTGGCGGAACGGGAAAAGGTGAAGGGCCTGAACCAGATGCTGGCGCAAGCGCAGGCAGCGAAGGACGCAGGCAACTGCGAACAGGCAGTTCAAATCATGCAACCGGCCGCAACACCCGACCAGACGAAGGAGCAGATCTGGGCCGCGCTGGCCGAGTACCAGGTGTGCGCCAAGCAGTACACCCCAGCGATCGAGTCTTACAAAAAGGCAATCAGCCTCGCACCGCAGAATGGCGGATATCATAACAATCTGGGCCAGGCGTATTTGAAGAACAACCAGATTGATGAAGCGATCGCCGAGTACAACACCTCCGCCCAGATTGATCCCACAAATGCGGGTATGTACTATTTCAATCTCGGTGCCGTGCTGACGAACAAGGGCAAGGTGGACGAAGCGATCGCAGTGTTTGACAAGGCAATTGCTGCCGATCCGGCGAAGGCTGACGCTTACTACTGGAAGGGCGTCAATATGCTCGGCAAAGCCACGGTGGACAAGACGGGGAAGATGACCGCGCCTCCAGGCACCGCAGAAGCGCTGAACAAGTACCTGGAACTGGCTCCGGAAGGACCGAATGCACAGGCGGCAAAAGATCTGCTGGCCAGCATAGGCGCTTCTGTACAGACCTCGTTCGGCAAGGGCAAGACCAAGAAGTAATTCGAAAGTTCTGAAGAGAAGGGCGGCCGCGGCCGCCCTTTTTGATTGCCGAGACTCGAACCTGGCCACACCACAGCTTACGGTTGGAGCGATACAATGCGGCGAGCACGATGACCAATCTAAACACACACTCGGCTGTTGTTGATTTCCGGACGGCGCGGAGGATGGTGGATGAGTACGCACAGGGACTGCGACCCACCGGCCTCGAACGTATTCCGCTGCTGCAATCCACGGGACGTGTACTAGCCGAGGCGATCCGGGCCGACCGCGACCTGCCGCCGTTCTCGCGCGCTACCCGCGACGGCTTCGCCTTACGCGCCGCAGATGTGCAGCATCCTCCTGTCGAACTTCATGTCATCGCCGAAATCCGTGCCGGCGCTCTTTCGCCGGAGTCCCTGCCGCAGGTTAAGCCGGGCGAGGCAGTCGAGATCATGACCGGTGCTCCGGTGCCGCCCGGCGCCGACGCCGTGCTGATGGTTGAGTACACCCAGCGGCAGGGTGCTAAGGTGAGCGCGCTTCGCACGGTTTCCCCGGGCGAGAACATTGTGCCGCGAGCTGCGGAAGCCCAATCGGGCGCGGTGCTACTGCCGGCTGGTATGCGCCTCGATTACGCTGCCATCGCTGTGGCGGCTTCGGTTGGCATCTGCGAACCGGCAGTTTACAGGCGCCCGCGCGTATGCGTTATCTCCACCGGCGATGAAGTAGTAGAGATAAGTGTGCAGCCCGGCCCCCACCAGATACGCAACTCCAACAGTTACTCGCTAGCCGCACAGATTCTCGCGGCTGGCGGAGAGCCGCAGATTCTGTCCATCGCTCCAGACGAGCCGAAGCGCCTGCATGAACTCCTCGCGCAAGGACTCGACTCCGACCTGCTGTTGCTGAGCGGCGGAGTTTCCATGGGCAAATACGACGTGGTCGAACAGGCGCTCGCCAAATTCGGTGCGCGTTTCCAGTTCACAGGCGTCTTGATGCAACCGGGCAAGCCGCTCGTCTTCGGCGATGCGGCACGACCGGGCGCAGGCGACGCGCGCGAACGGCGCACGTCCGTGCGAACACCGTTCTTTGGCTTACCCGGAAATCCGGTTTCGACGATGGTGACGTTCGAAATTTTCGCACGGCCGGTCATAGCCGCCCTTTCGGGAGCTTTGCCCGGGACTCTGAGGTTGACCTTTGGGAAGCTCAACTCGCCGATCAAAACCAAGACCGGCCTAACGCGCTTCCTGCCCGCAGTGCTTTCTGGGGCGTTCAACGAATGCGTGGTTGAACTCGCTCCTTGGCACGGCTCCGGCGATATAGTGGCGACGGCGCGCGCGAATTGCTACATTGTTGTGCCGCCCGACCGCGAGCATATCGCTGACGGCGAGTACGTGGCGGTCATGCTGCGTGGAGTCGAAATCTAAATTGGCTGGCAAACTTACGCATTACGACAAGTCGGGCCGCGCGTCGATGGTGGACGTGAGCGCAAAGAAAATCACGCGTCGCACCGCCGAGGCCAGAGCCTTTGTCGCCATGAAGCCTGAGGTGCTCGCGGCGCTGCCACAGAACCCGAAAGGTGATCCGCTGGAAGTAGCACGAGTGGCGGGAATCATGGCCTGCAAACGCACTTCCGAGCTAATACCGATGTGTCATCCGGTCGCCGTCTCGCACGTTGATGTGCATATGGAGCTATGCGAGAATGGCGTCGCAATCAGCTCACAAGTGACAACAACATCTGTTACCGGCGTTGAGATGGAAGCACTTGTCGCAGCCAGTATCGCCGCGCTTACCGTGTACGACATGTGCAAGGCCTTGGACAAGGGCATAGAGATTCGCGACGTAATGCTGCAACGGAAGACGGGCGGCAAGTCAGGCGACTATCGCCGCAAACCCAACACTGTCGCAAAGACTGCGCGGGATAAGAGCGCGCGAGATAAAGGGAAGTAGGCATCATCGATGGCCGGCGAAATCAAAGTCCTGCTGGTTGACGACAATCCGATGGTGCTGGCCATGCTACGGACGGCCCTGTCTCCGCTGGCAACCGTTCGAACCGCCGTAGGCGGCGAACCTGCACTGGCGATGGCGGCAGAAGATGCTCCCGACCTGGTGGTTACCGATTACCAGATGGCCGGTACCGATGGCCGTCAACTCATTAAGGCCTTGAAGTCGAAGTCTGCGTCTGCGCACATACCGATAATCCTGCTGGCCAGCAAAAGTCACATTCACGAGAAACTGAAGATGCTTCAGGACGATGTTGAGGATTTCATCGAGAAGCCATTCTTTGTGAAAGAGGCGACGGCGCGCATCAAGCGCGTGCTCGACAAGATCGCGCTGGAGAAGATGGCGCGTGAAGCGCCGGGAGAAAGCACCCTTCGTGGAACACTGGCGCAGATGAACGTGATCGACTTGCTGCAATCGCTGGAACTCGGACGCAAGACTTGCCTGCTGAGCTTCACGAGCAATGGCGACCGCTGCGAGATGTACTTCAACGAAGGCCAGATCAACCATGCCACTTACGGAGCCGTGGTCGGAGATGAAGCCGTGTTCAAGGTGCTGACATGGCAGACGGGAAACTTCCAGATTGATTTCACGGGCGGCAGCGCCGAGCAAAGCATCTCGCGCTCCACACAGGGCCTGCTGATGGAAGGACTGCGATTGCTGGATGAGGCCGGACGCGACGCTGAACAGGACAATGTGCTCGATGCGTAGGGCCGTCGTGATCACCGTCAGCGATTCGTGCGCAAGGGGCGAGCGCCAGGACCAGTCGGGACCGGCGGTCGTGCGGACGCTGCGCGCCAATGGCTTCGACGTGACCGCAACCCAGATCGTTCCTGACGATTTCGAAACCATCCAGCGCGCATTGATCTCGTCGTGTGACGCTGCCAACCTGGTGGTGACGACCGGCGGCACCGGCATCGCCGAACGCGACGTGACGCCCGATGCCACGCGAGGCGTGTGCCCACGCATGATCGATGGCCTGGCGGAGCGCATGCGCCAGCAGGGCTCGAAGCAAACGCCATTCGCGGCACTCAGCCGCGGAGTGTGTGGAATCCGCGGGTGCTCGCTGATTGTGAACCTGCCCGGAAGCCCGAAGGCCGCGACGGAGTCGCTGGCGGCAATCGTCGATCTGCTGCCCCACGCGCTCGACCTGCTCGCCGGAAAAACACAACACGAAGCCGAACAGAAGTAGCACGGCTCTGGCTTTCCTGTTCAGGTAACGATTTGCGGCTATTATTTTGAAGCGACTGCCACCCGCTTCAGCCTGTGATTGAATGTATTCACAATTTCGACCCTGAGCGCTGCTACAAGGTCAGCACCCTTGGCTGCTCTATCAGTCTCACCGAATCTCACGTAAATCGGCCTGACGATACTTAAAGCCCTTTCAAACACTGTTTCGGGAATCGAACCGACATCTATTTGAGCTATAGTGCCTGCGCTGGCTCTTGGTCTTCTGAGATGCAAACTCACGGTAGCCATCATGACGTAAAAAAGCAGGTTGTTGCGATGGCGCCTGTCGGTCTCCGCTTTACGTAGATATGCCTCTGTTGCTTTTCGAACATGCGCACACACGCTATACAAGCCGATATCAAACTTTGTGTTAAATACTTTGTGGTAATTTGCTTTTTGGAAATATCGGGCTGGGCGAGCGCGGGCGTGATCTGGTTCTTGTAATAGAATCGCTGCTACCGCTTGCGCCAGCTCAGTTATGCCAACGACACGAGCAAGTGGCTCGTTCCTCCGGCGCCAAGAATTCTTGCGCCTGTCATAGTACAGTCCAGAAGACTTGAACACTCGCTCGATGTCCCTATGAATTGACTCCGTTGCCCACAGCGAGGCGGCGGGAATGCTAGTTTGGCTGTTTGTTGCTCGGATGATGGAATCGTGGACATCGCTGTTTGACGACCCAATAACACGTACCACCAACTCACGGTCGTCTGTCTTTTTCGCCTCTGGGTGTGACCGAAAGTAGTTGAAGATTTCTTGAGACGTTTGAAGCCCGTTGACAATCTGAGGGTCTTCGAAAATCAACTGTTTCGTGGTCGGAGTAAGTTTCTCAGCAACGATGGTAATACCATTGTTGAGCCACCAAAATTCGTTCGCACCATGGTGCTCTAGAGTTGACTTGATTCCTTCATTCACGGAAACGTCGCCTTGATAATCTCGAACATTCGATTCGAAAAGGTACGACAACAGTTCGCCAGTGTTCTCGTCGGTAATGAACCGGAGATAGTCAGACAACTTAACGAGTGCGATGGCCCCTAAACCGCACTTATCCGAAGCGACTGAGTCAGAGCATTTAAGGTCGAATGACGACTTCGGGGGCTTGTGCGCAATTTCAATTAGCTGTCGTGCACCAATAAATTTGAACGTGGCCTCGGTTATGGTCGGCAGCAATGACTTTGAGTCATTTTCTATCTCGCAGGCTTTGTCATTTATTAGTGGCGCGATTGATTGAACGTCACCTCTGGACACGTAAACATAAGAGAGGGTGAATTTCGGGAACTTCGTGCTCAACACTTTATGAGCGATCCGAAATCGGCCAATTACGTCAAGCAACGCCTCATTGTATGTCTCGGAAAAATGTTTAGGTTCAAGGTCAAGAGATAAGATTGCAGAACAAGTGTCTTTGAGTCGCAGGAGGCGCTGTAGCACGAAACTTGTTTCTCTGGTCGCCTGTATCACTATCAGGTCAACTTGAATGTTCTGTTTCAATGTCCGTAGCGCCTGCGCCTGTTCCTCATCACGAATCAATCGCCCGTTCACCAGAAGATAGATTGCATCAATTCCACCATCGGAGCCGCCTTCGCCTCGCCCTGTGATGCCGTACTGAACTTCTTCATTGTCTAGCTGCTTGTCTCTAAGGACTTGCTGGGCGGCAAAGAGTTCAAAGTAGTCATCCTCTTTCATTTCTGGCGCGAATTGAGTTCGGCTCTCAGCGAGAATATCGTCTAGAACTTTCAAATCAGTCGTAGTCATATTTTTCCGTCGCAATGCAGGCTGGATTCGGCCAACATCTTGGACTTCTCGACGCACGCAGTCAATCGTGAATTGATGGTCGGAATCCGGCACCTCGGAAGCACAACGTAAACCGAAGTCCCTCCCCGCAACACAAGCGGATCCACCTTACCTAGGACTGACTTCATGGGCTCAGGAGTGCCGCCCCTTCGGGCGGTCCGCAACGAGGTTAGCTTCCATCTTTTGACTTGCGACGGGGTGAAGTGCACACAAAAAAAAGGCGGTCCGCCCGGATATTGCGAGCTGGACCGCCCCTTTGTTAAAGCGAAAGCGTGTTCTTACTCTGTCGCGAGCTGCCAACCCTTCTTGCCGACGACGAGCTTGACGGTGGTCGATGCCGGTGCGGCGTGGTAATAATCCGCTCCGTGCTTCTGGATCACCGTAGCGCGTTGCCATGAAGAAAGTGCCTGCAACTCTTTGCCGGACGCATCGAAGAGCTCGCCCATGCTATTGGGCTCCCACTTCCATGAGTACTGCACGAAGGCGACGTTCGGACCCTGCATCGTTACCTTCTGCACTTCAAGGAGCTTGCGCGCCGCCAGCGGAACCGTGTATTCGGCAGTGCCGTCCGCATCTTTCTGCGGCGGAAATTCCGGGAAAGCGGCCAATGCCTGTTCGCCCTTCGGCGTCAGCTTAATCTGCTTGCGGGCATTTGCATCCGGCTTGCCGATGGTGACAAATCCGGCTTTTTCCAACACGGTGTAATGCGGCTCTGTTGCCGTGCTCCAGCCGATCAGCCCGGTCTGGAACGCAGTTGTCGCGGGGCCTTTGGCCTTCAGAGTTTGCTCGATGACCTGGGCAGCGTCTTCCGGCTTTAGAGTTTTCTTCGATTGGAAAATAATGTACCCGAGTCCGCCGACCACGATGAGAACCAGTGCGGCGATCATGACTACAGGACCAAGGGAGGATGACTTCTTTTCCAGAGCAATTTCTTCTTCAAACATCGGTATCCCTCCTGTGAGAGTACCAACGGCGGCCGTCTTCTTCCGTCCGATACCTTTATGATAGGCCCGGTGAATACCCTCTTCCAAGCGCTTTTCAGCCGCTGGACATTACTTTGGAGGGACGGCCCCGGCCCGGACATGTTCCAATACGAGCGTTCGAAAGGTGAGTAGCCGGTGCGCAAGGCCGTCCTGATCTACAACCCATTCGCCGGGGGCGGGCGCGGCGAGCGCCAAAATGCGATCGAAGCCGTTGCGTCCGTGCTGCGTGCGGGTGGCATAGATGCTGCGCTGGCGCCCACGCGTGCCGCTGGATCAGCCCCGGAGCAGGTGCGCGAGGCGCTGCGCGAAGGCTGCGATATGGTCGTCGCCTGCGGAGGCGACGGCACCGTTCACGAGGTGTTGCAGGGCTTGGCGGAGACGTCAAGCAATGCGTCGCTCGGCTTGATTCCCCTGGGTACCGGGAATGTATTGGCGAAGGACCTTGGGCTTCCTGCAAATCCAATTGCCGCAGCACGCTCGCTGTTGCAGTTCCGGCCGAAGCGAATCGCCGCGGGAAAGCTGTGCTACTGCAACGCTGCCGGCGAGGCCGTGGCGCGCTACTTCACAGTAGCGGCCGGCGTTGGCGCGCATGCGCAACTGATCTATGCGGCCAATGCCAACGTGAAGCAGCAGCGCGGCCTGGTTGCGTACTACACAAAGGGATTCCATGTGTTGTTCACGCATCCGTTTGCACCCTTCGAGGCGGAGGTAACGCGCGTGGACGGTGAGACCATGCGCGGCACGGTGCAGGAGATCGTCGCCATGCGCGTTCGTTCCTTCGGTGGGATGCTAAAGCGCTGGATGCCGGGTGGTGCGCTGGAGCACGACTATCTGCAACTGGTCGTAATTCGTGATGCGTCGCGTCGCGGATTGGTGCCCTACACGGCGGCAACCATACTTGGGTCGAAATGGAGACCGGCGGGAGTGGAGATCATGCCGGCGGCACGCGTTCTCTGCAAGCCTGCTGCGTGCCCCATCGGCGAGACGGCGCGCATCCACGTGCAGGCCGATGGTGAAATTATCGGGCAGATGCCGCTGGAAATTTCCATTGTGCCGAATGCCTTTACGCTGCTGATGCCGAGAGCGTAGAGTCCAAGAAGGATTGTGCGCCGGATCAATAGCGCGTGCATCCAAAGTCAATTGCGTCTAATTCCGACGGGGACCGAATAAATTGGAACCAGTCACACACTTCTTGACCGGGGCCTGTATGGCCCGCGCCGGATTCACGCGCAAAACCGCGCTGGCAACCGCGACCATGGTGCTCGCCGCCGAAGCCCCAGATATCGACATGCTGTGGTACCTCGGAGGAAGCAGCGTCGGCTTTGTCCATCATCGCGGCTTCACCCATACCCTCATTGGCATACCCGTTCTTTCCGCCTTGGTGGTCGTTTTGATGTATGCGTGGCATCGCTGGCGAAGTCGAGGCGAAGGCCCGTTTCCAAGGCCGGCTGGAGAGGCCGGGCCGCTGGCTCCGCGCTGGGGTGTGCTGTTCGCGCTTGCGTGCCTCGCCGGCTATGCCCACCTCCTGCTAGATTTCACCAACAACTACGGAGTGAGACCGTTCTTTCCGTTCAATGCGAAGTGGTATTCGTGGGACATCGTTTACATTATCGAACCGGTGATTCTGGTCGTGCTGTTAGTGGGACTCGTGCTCCCCATGTTGTTCTCGCTGGTCAATGAGGAGATCGGCGCACAGCGCACAACATCACGCGGACGCGGAGGTGCCATCTTCGCGCTGGTTGCGCTGCTGATGATCTGGGGATTCCGCGACTTTCAGCATCGCCGGGCAGTAGAGGCGCTGCGCTCGATGGTTTACCAGAACGAGCCGCCATTGCGAGTATCCGCTTACCCCTACCATACCAATCCGTTCGCCTGGCACGGGGTGGTGGAGACGGACACGTTCTACGAAACGGTTCACGTGGATTCGTCGCGTCCGGAAGTGGACCCGAATGGGCGTGCGCTGGTTTACTACAAGCCCGAGGAGACCGCCGCTATTCGTGCAGCGAAGGATTCGTATCTCGGACGTGGATATTTCGACTGGTCGGTGTACCCGGTGATCGAACAAGAGAAGCGCAACCCGGAAGGTGGCTACGTCGTGCGCTTCCGTGATCTGCGCTTTGCGACTCCGGAGCGCCGATTTACGCCGCTGAGCGCCTATGTGCTGCTGGATGAGAATCTAAAGGTGATGGACGCGGGCTTCCGTTCCAGGAACCCTGTTCGCGACCGCTTGGAAAGCGACGCGCCTCCCGAGAACGGCGGAACGCGCTGAGCTGAATACTGAGAACCGCGCCGACGTGACGTAGACGCTTGACGTAGCGGTACGGTCGTTGACAGAATCAATGTTCACAAACACGAGGTGACCATGCTGGCGTACCTGTTCGTTGTTGCTGCAATCGCACTCCGCTTCCTGCCCCACCCGCTGAGCTTCACTCCTGTTGCTGCCTCGCTGTTGTTCTTTGGCGCCAGGATGCCTCGCAAGCATGCCTGGATTCCGCTTGCGATGCTGGCTGCGAGCGACGTGATCTTGACCAAGGTTATGTACGGCTATCCGCTTACTGCCGACCACGTCCTGACGTGGGCGTGGTATGCCGCAATCCTCGGTCTGGGCTCGTTGCTGGCCAACAATGGCAGCGCGCTACGCATTGCCGGCGCTTCGTTGACGGCTTCTATCTCATTCTTCGTGGTCAGTAACTTTGCCGTGTGGATGGTCTGGGACATGTATCCGAAGACGCTGAGCGGCCTGATGACCTCCTACGTTGCCGCGGTTCCCTACTTCCGCAATACGTTAGCGTCTGACCTGCTGTTCACGGCGGTCGTGTTCAGCATCGGTATTGCCGTCGAAGCGTTTTCCGGCAAGACCGCGAACCGCTCGGCCACAGCATAGTTGCAGTAGAAAACCTGGCCGGGCTATCGACCCGAAAGTTGATAGCTGGACCAGTTGGAAATCGAAAAGCCGGAGGTTAGGGATCCGGCCCAGAGTGCTGATGAACCCCGCCGTTTTTTAGCGGGGTTCGATGTTTACGGAGTTAATTTAAATTTCGGGTGGATGGGTGGTTGCGACCCCCGTGGTTAGCCGTGCGATAACCGATAACCGCGTAGATGATCGCTCTCAACATTCTCTCTGCAGATACGAACTCTCTGCAGATACGAAGTCCTCGCAAGACGCGAGGACTTTGTGAAGTACTTGTCAGCGATCCGGGAGCGCCAGCAGTGACGGCGTTTGTAGTGCTCTTTCCAGATTCTGCGCAACCGATCGCAGTGGCAGCGTGCTTACCGCACGTCAACCTTCAAATTGATGCGCGCTTCGGCGCGGCTATCGAATGCGCTTAGCGTTTTGGAATCGCTCGCCTTGCCGTTCACTTCGGCGTGGACTTCATAATCCACATTGGGCGAGAGCGCGTGAAAACGGTAGCCGCCTTCGCTATCGGCGATGAAGGTTTTCACTGTCAGTGTTTTCGTGTTCTTCAGGTATACGATGGCACTCGGCAGAGGTCGATCGCCTTTGTCGGTTACCTGGCCAACGAGCGAGCGCATCCGCTGTTGGGCAACCTCAACCGAATCGCGCGCACCTCCGATCTGACCGGTTGCCATGGCAACAGCGGCCAGCAGCAGCACACTTACGGCGAGAGTCTTTTTCACCGTTACCCTCCAACTTTGTATTCCTTAGTCTACTCTGTTAGATGCAGGCCGACATCCTGGCGCTCATCATTCTCGATGCGCACCTCCAGTTGCGGTTGGGCCTTTCCCTTGGTCTTTACATCGGCCCACACGATATACGAAGCCTTGCCGGCCGGGACACGTTGCGCGAATTCGCCGCGGCGGTCGGAGATACGCTCCCAACGCGCTTTCTTCTCGTCTGTGCGCCGTATCTTGATGCGCACGCCGGAAGCGGGCCGATTGTCTGGCGTCCACACTGTGCCATAAATCAGGGCGTAGGGCTCTAGTTGCTTGTCCGCAGAAAACGCGGGCATTGCCGGCCCCGCAAGCACAAGGCCGAGCACAGCCAGCAGGAGTATCCGCCGGGCAGCGAAGGACGCTGCGGAACGTCGTGCGCTCCGCTCAGAAGTCACTTTCTTCCTCTTCTTCCACGGTGTCCGTCTCGTCCTTGACCTTCGTGAGTTCGAGAGGGCCGACACCGACGACTTCGAAATCGCAGCCGCACTCCAGGCACGACACGATTTCCCCCTCGTCTAGTTCGCTCTCTTCAACATCGAGATCACTTTCACATTCTGGACATAAAACCATGATTGCCTCCCAAGATCGACGCACCACCCGGTTCGACCTTATTGCCGAAGTGAAGCCGCAAAGAACCCGGGCGTCGCCGCACTTTTATATTTAGAATCACTTTCCGGCAGCGTCAAGTGCCGGCTGCAGACAAATGTACAAATTCACTTCGCCTTCAAAAGACTTTCTTTGCCAAGGAAGGGGACTCATGAATCACAGATACAGCTTTCTTTGGGTGGCCGTTCTGATGATGTCGACCGGAGTCGCGGTTGCCCAGCAGAAATCGGATGCTGCTTCCAGCACGAACCGTCCCGATGCCGCCGTTCGGAAGGCGATTACCCAAGTCGAAGCCGCGAACCTCAGGAACACTGTAGATAAGCTGGTCTCGTTCCACACACGCCACACTCTCTCCGTCGATATGCCGCCCGCTTCGGGCAAAGGCATCGCTGCCGCGCGCGATTGGATCAGGTCCGAATTCGAGCGTTACAGCAAGGATTGCGGCGGCTGTCTCGACGTGCGCCTGGACTCGTTCACCGAAGCGCCCACCGAGCGCATCCCGAAGCCGACAGAACTTTCCAATGTTTATGCGGTTCTCCGTGGTACTGATGCGGCGAATGCGAAGCGAGTTTACCTCATCACAGGGCATTACGATACTCGCGCGTCCGAGACCAACGACTTTGAAAGTGCATCGCCGGGCGCGAATGACGATGGTAGCGGCGTCGCCGTCGTGCTGGAATCGGCGCGCGTGTTGAGCAAGTCGAAGTTCCCGGCCACCATTGTCTTCATGGCCGTGGCTGGCGAAGAGCAGGGATTGAACGGCGCACGTCACTTCGCGAAGATGGCGAAGGCGGAAGGGTGGAATGTCGAAGCCGTACTCAACGATGACACGGTTGGCGGCGACAAATCCGATCCCAGGCAGGACCGCACGATCGTTCGCGTCTTCTCCGAGGGGATTCCACTTTCGGCAAATCCGCAGCAGATTCGGGCGATTCGCGCCACCGGCTCAGAGAGCGACTCCAGCTCGCGGCAACTCGCGCGGTACATCGTCGATGTCGGACGCCAGTATCTGCCGGCGCGTGGCCTCCAACCGAAGATGATCTTCCGCAGCGACCGCTTCCTGCGCGGTGGCGACCACACGGCATTCAACGAACAGGGTTATGCTGCCGTCCGGTTCACCGAGTACCGGGAGAACTACAATCATCAACACCAGAACCCTCGGACGGAAAATGGCATCGAATATGGTGACCTGCCTAAGTTTGTCGATTTCGATTATGCGGCAAACGTGGCGCGCCTGAATGTCGCGACGCTGGCTTCTCTGGCCTCGGCTCCCGCGCCGCCATCACAGGTCCGGCTCCTCACGAAGAACTTGGAGAACGACAGCACTCTACGCTGGGAAGCGGCGCCAGGTGGCCTCGCGACCGCATACGAAGTGCTCTGGCGCACGACGACCTCGCCCACTTGGGACAACGTCGAGAGGGTTGGCAGTGCGACTATGGCCACGATTCCGCGCTCCAAGGACAACGTGATCTTTGCCGTACGCTCAGTCGATTCGAAGGGGCATCGCAGCCTTCCGGTCATCCCGGTTCCGGAACGCTGATCGGC encodes:
- the glp gene encoding gephyrin-like molybdotransferase Glp: MTNLNTHSAVVDFRTARRMVDEYAQGLRPTGLERIPLLQSTGRVLAEAIRADRDLPPFSRATRDGFALRAADVQHPPVELHVIAEIRAGALSPESLPQVKPGEAVEIMTGAPVPPGADAVLMVEYTQRQGAKVSALRTVSPGENIVPRAAEAQSGAVLLPAGMRLDYAAIAVAASVGICEPAVYRRPRVCVISTGDEVVEISVQPGPHQIRNSNSYSLAAQILAAGGEPQILSIAPDEPKRLHELLAQGLDSDLLLLSGGVSMGKYDVVEQALAKFGARFQFTGVLMQPGKPLVFGDAARPGAGDARERRTSVRTPFFGLPGNPVSTMVTFEIFARPVIAALSGALPGTLRLTFGKLNSPIKTKTGLTRFLPAVLSGAFNECVVELAPWHGSGDIVATARANCYIVVPPDREHIADGEYVAVMLRGVEI
- a CDS encoding tetratricopeptide repeat protein, which encodes MKKQIVMMMALVLLVGMLATSSVAQMTGKIRGVVKDESGKPIVDAQVTLTTVDSGRKATYKTDKNGEYFSLGFQPGTYNIVVTKNGQTLAQINKVPLTKFGDENVFNIDLAKERAAQGAQMSEEDKKRMAAAVAEREKVKGLNQMLAQAQAAKDAGNCEQAVQIMQPAATPDQTKEQIWAALAEYQVCAKQYTPAIESYKKAISLAPQNGGYHNNLGQAYLKNNQIDEAIAEYNTSAQIDPTNAGMYYFNLGAVLTNKGKVDEAIAVFDKAIAADPAKADAYYWKGVNMLGKATVDKTGKMTAPPGTAEALNKYLELAPEGPNAQAAKDLLASIGASVQTSFGKGKTKK
- a CDS encoding DUF4388 domain-containing protein, with translation MAGEIKVLLVDDNPMVLAMLRTALSPLATVRTAVGGEPALAMAAEDAPDLVVTDYQMAGTDGRQLIKALKSKSASAHIPIILLASKSHIHEKLKMLQDDVEDFIEKPFFVKEATARIKRVLDKIALEKMAREAPGESTLRGTLAQMNVIDLLQSLELGRKTCLLSFTSNGDRCEMYFNEGQINHATYGAVVGDEAVFKVLTWQTGNFQIDFTGGSAEQSISRSTQGLLMEGLRLLDEAGRDAEQDNVLDA
- the moaC gene encoding cyclic pyranopterin monophosphate synthase MoaC; this encodes MAGKLTHYDKSGRASMVDVSAKKITRRTAEARAFVAMKPEVLAALPQNPKGDPLEVARVAGIMACKRTSELIPMCHPVAVSHVDVHMELCENGVAISSQVTTTSVTGVEMEALVAASIAALTVYDMCKALDKGIEIRDVMLQRKTGGKSGDYRRKPNTVAKTARDKSARDKGK
- a CDS encoding MogA/MoaB family molybdenum cofactor biosynthesis protein, whose protein sequence is MRRAVVITVSDSCARGERQDQSGPAVVRTLRANGFDVTATQIVPDDFETIQRALISSCDAANLVVTTGGTGIAERDVTPDATRGVCPRMIDGLAERMRQQGSKQTPFAALSRGVCGIRGCSLIVNLPGSPKAATESLAAIVDLLPHALDLLAGKTQHEAEQK
- a CDS encoding AIPR family protein, whose translation is MTTTDLKVLDDILAESRTQFAPEMKEDDYFELFAAQQVLRDKQLDNEEVQYGITGRGEGGSDGGIDAIYLLVNGRLIRDEEQAQALRTLKQNIQVDLIVIQATRETSFVLQRLLRLKDTCSAILSLDLEPKHFSETYNEALLDVIGRFRIAHKVLSTKFPKFTLSYVYVSRGDVQSIAPLINDKACEIENDSKSLLPTITEATFKFIGARQLIEIAHKPPKSSFDLKCSDSVASDKCGLGAIALVKLSDYLRFITDENTGELLSYLFESNVRDYQGDVSVNEGIKSTLEHHGANEFWWLNNGITIVAEKLTPTTKQLIFEDPQIVNGLQTSQEIFNYFRSHPEAKKTDDRELVVRVIGSSNSDVHDSIIRATNSQTSIPAASLWATESIHRDIERVFKSSGLYYDRRKNSWRRRNEPLARVVGITELAQAVAAILLQEPDHARARPARYFQKANYHKVFNTKFDIGLYSVCAHVRKATEAYLRKAETDRRHRNNLLFYVMMATVSLHLRRPRASAGTIAQIDVGSIPETVFERALSIVRPIYVRFGETDRAAKGADLVAALRVEIVNTFNHRLKRVAVASK
- the queC gene encoding 7-cyano-7-deazaguanine synthase QueC codes for the protein MAEVTSAGVNTGVIVVLSGGMDSSVCATLAVHEHGAEHVAALHVSYGQRTEKREQQAFLDICERLGIKRRLMVRNDSLRSIGGSALTDSAIEVPEAGPEIGRVVPVTYVPFRNAHFLAVAVSWAEVISAEKIYIGAVQQDSSGYPDCRPEYYRAFNDLVRAGTREGRIEILTPLIDMKKAEIVNLGLELAAPFDLTWSCYSREDRACGICESCALRLRAFSTAGTSDPIAYMPQAARQ